Part of the Candidatus Campbellbacteria bacterium genome is shown below.
CGACGCGTGCGTTCGTCGTGATAAAAAGAATGCATGGACTGTGTTGCAAAAGGCACTACGCGAAGGAATGGTTCCAGAAGAAATTTTTGGAAGTGTGTGGTGGCAATTTAAAACCCTCGCACTTGTTGATAGAGGCGATACTGAGGGTATGAAACCATTCACTATTACCAAAGCACGAAGTGCCTTGAAACTTTTTTCTCAAGAAGAAATTCATACGTTAACTCATGAACTTGTAACGCTGTACCACGAAGCACGTCGTGAAGGTCCACCGCTTGAAATTGCTTTGGAAAAATTTATTTTGAATTTATAGAGGTGTCCTCTTTCCAAAAAACATCCCGCTCGAGCATGTCTTTGCTGACGACCTCAACGAATTTTTGCATCACAGGAAAACCTTCGGTCGCTTTCCTCTTTCTTTCGATATGGTCTTGATATGTGTGGTGGGTGCGCTTCAAGGAGCGCTCATTGATTGGATCAAAAAGCTCAAATAGTGGCTCAATCTTATCAAGTGCATATGCAAAACGTGCTTCGCGACCGTCTTTTTCAGTGTATGCGCGCCAACTTTCATGCCCAATCTCTCGTAAAGACGGAGGTAGAGATGCAAACACCTCCTCCGCATCAGCTTGTTCACGTTCCTCATCCACTTTTGTTTTCAAGTGATAGGGGATGTCTCCGTGTGTTATCTCACCAAAGTCATGGAACAAGAGAATTCGATATAGCTTTTGAACGTCTAGTTTGTCATCAGGGTCCTCAAAAGGCAAAAAATATTCTGCAAGAAAAAGCAACGCAAACACATGCTCGGCGACGGACTCGTTGTGTACTGTAAGGTCTCGATCCGATGCATACCGCAGCGTCCGCTTGAGTTTATAGGCGACTTTTATCTGTCGCACAGCTTCCATAATCTGTTCGTCGGACAGTTTTGTAGAAATGGATATAGGTTTCATCTTGTCCGCCCGGTTGGATTCGGACCAACGACCCACTCCTTAAAAGGGAGGTGCTCTACCAGGCTGAGCTACGGGCGGTTAAGTGCGGAACATGGACACTGTACAACAAAATTTTCTTCCAGACAAACTTTTTCATTACTTCATGTTTTGTGTTACGTGCTATATGTTACATGCTACATGTTATATGCTACATGTTACATGAACACATACGTCATCCTTGATAACATTCGAAGCGTGCATAATGTCGGTTCTATTTTCCGTACCTGTGATGCTGCGGGTGTTACGAAACTCTACTTGTGTGGACTTACGCCGATACCAGTGGACCGATTCGGGCGCGTGCGAAAAGATATGGCAAAAGTTGCGCTTGGTGCGGAAAAGAACGCTGCGTGGGAGTATGCATACAATACACAGGATGTAATTGAAAAACTAAAACAAGATGGAGTTTGGATTGTTGCCGTTGAGCAAAACCCACATTCAAAGCTCTGTACCGATATATCGGTACAGGGACCGATCGCGTTTGTATTTGGTGGGGAAGTGGCTGGT
Proteins encoded:
- a CDS encoding HD domain-containing protein: MKPISISTKLSDEQIMEAVRQIKVAYKLKRTLRYASDRDLTVHNESVAEHVFALLFLAEYFLPFEDPDDKLDVQKLYRILLFHDFGEITHGDIPYHLKTKVDEEREQADAEEVFASLPPSLREIGHESWRAYTEKDGREARFAYALDKIEPLFELFDPINERSLKRTHHTYQDHIERKRKATEGFPVMQKFVEVVSKDMLERDVFWKEDTSINSK
- a CDS encoding TrmH family RNA methyltransferase, with the protein product MNTYVILDNIRSVHNVGSIFRTCDAAGVTKLYLCGLTPIPVDRFGRVRKDMAKVALGAEKNAAWEYAYNTQDVIEKLKQDGVWIVAVEQNPHSKLCTDISVQGPIAFVFGGEVAGISKEILKMCDEIIEIPMRGKKESLNVSVTVGIILFR